In Corynebacterium guangdongense, one DNA window encodes the following:
- a CDS encoding ABC transporter permease, with protein MRAFATTRRVAQQLRSDPRTVGLVVVVPSILLTLLYFVYVDAPVPPGGQATFDRIGPIMLAVLPMMLMFVVTSVVMLRERTSGTLERLMTTPISRWNFIASYALVFGLLAMIQAGVLAFLILGPMGVGITGSVWSLLLVALLDAIFGVAFGLFASAFARTEFQAVQFMPLFIGPQIFLCGLLAPKEHMPAVLRWVSEVLPMTWAVDVVREVQTSPDLSADSWLHLALLAGVTLATLAVAAATMPRSTV; from the coding sequence ATGAGGGCCTTCGCCACCACCCGGCGCGTCGCCCAGCAGCTGCGCAGCGATCCCCGCACCGTCGGGCTGGTCGTCGTCGTGCCCTCCATCCTGCTGACGCTGCTCTACTTCGTCTACGTCGACGCCCCGGTCCCGCCGGGCGGGCAGGCGACCTTCGACCGGATCGGGCCGATCATGCTCGCGGTCCTGCCGATGATGCTCATGTTTGTGGTGACCTCGGTGGTCATGCTGCGCGAACGCACCTCCGGCACGCTCGAGCGTCTCATGACGACGCCGATCTCGCGGTGGAACTTCATCGCCTCCTACGCGCTGGTCTTCGGCCTCCTCGCGATGATCCAGGCCGGGGTGCTCGCCTTCCTCATCCTCGGCCCGATGGGGGTGGGTATCACCGGGTCGGTCTGGTCGCTGCTGCTCGTCGCGCTTCTCGACGCCATCTTCGGCGTCGCCTTCGGCCTTTTCGCCAGCGCCTTCGCGCGCACGGAATTCCAGGCGGTCCAGTTCATGCCGCTGTTCATCGGCCCGCAGATCTTCCTCTGCGGGCTGCTCGCCCCGAAGGAGCACATGCCCGCCGTGCTGCGCTGGGTCTCCGAGGTGCTGCCGATGACGTGGGCGGTCGACGTCGTCCGCGAGGTGCAGACCTCCCCTGACCTGTCGGCGGACTCCTGGCTCCACCTCGCCCTGCTGGCCGGCGTCACGCTGGCGACGCTGGCCGTCGCCGCGGCCACCATGCCGCGCAGCACGGTCTAG
- the trpS gene encoding tryptophan--tRNA ligase, with product MTDKQRVLSGIQPTADSYHLGNYLGAIKQWIDLQNDYEAFYFIPDMHAITVDQDPAELRERTIAGAAQLIALGIDPDKSTLFVQSHVHEHAELTWVFNCLTGFGEASRMTQFKDKSAKQGSDRTSVGLFTYPILMATDILLYSPQLVPVGEDQRQHLELTRTLAERFNSRYGETFVVPEAFIPEGSAKIYDLQEPTAKMSKSGANPKGLVNLLDDPKVSAKRIRSAVTDDEGVIRFDRAEKPGVSNLLAIQSALTGTPVDALVAGYEGAGYGQLKVDTAEALETFTTPLKARYDELMADRAQLEDLLAQGADKAASLAAPLLADVYDKIGFLAPKKRR from the coding sequence ATGACTGACAAGCAGCGCGTACTCTCCGGCATCCAGCCCACGGCGGACTCCTACCACCTCGGCAACTACCTTGGCGCGATCAAGCAGTGGATTGACCTGCAGAACGACTACGAGGCGTTCTACTTCATTCCGGACATGCACGCGATCACCGTCGACCAGGATCCGGCGGAGCTGCGCGAACGCACCATCGCCGGCGCGGCGCAGCTCATCGCCCTGGGCATCGACCCGGACAAGTCGACCCTGTTCGTCCAGTCCCACGTCCACGAGCACGCCGAGCTGACCTGGGTGTTCAACTGCCTCACCGGCTTCGGCGAGGCCTCGCGCATGACACAGTTCAAGGACAAGTCCGCGAAGCAGGGCTCGGACCGAACCTCCGTGGGCCTGTTCACCTATCCCATCCTCATGGCCACGGACATCCTGCTGTACTCCCCGCAGCTCGTCCCGGTCGGCGAGGATCAGCGCCAGCACCTGGAGCTGACCCGCACCCTGGCCGAGCGCTTCAACTCCCGCTACGGCGAGACCTTCGTCGTGCCCGAGGCGTTCATTCCGGAGGGCTCGGCCAAGATCTACGACCTGCAGGAGCCGACCGCGAAGATGTCGAAATCCGGCGCCAATCCGAAGGGCCTGGTCAACCTCCTCGACGATCCGAAGGTCTCCGCCAAGCGCATCCGCTCCGCCGTCACCGACGACGAGGGCGTCATCCGTTTCGACCGCGCGGAGAAGCCGGGCGTGTCCAACCTCCTGGCCATCCAGTCGGCGCTGACCGGTACCCCGGTCGACGCCCTGGTGGCCGGTTATGAGGGCGCCGGCTACGGCCAGCTCAAGGTCGATACGGCCGAGGCGCTGGAGACCTTCACCACCCCGCTCAAGGCGCGCTACGACGAGCTGATGGCCGACCGGGCCCAGCTGGAGGATCTCCTGGCCCAGGGCGCGGACAAGGCCGCCTCGCTCGCGGCCCCCCTGCTGGCCGACGTCTACGACAAGATCGGCTTCCTGGCCCCCAAGAAGCGCCGCTAG
- a CDS encoding M20 family metallopeptidase, whose protein sequence is MPVSGHVDRWLREHREDVIGWRRHIHAHPELSNAEVETTEFLAGILREHGLSPQLFPGTGLMVDIGPGDGRIAFRADLDALPLSEATGLEYSSTVPGVAHACGHDVHTTVVLALACALSEIREELEHGVRMIFQPAEEVMVGGAADVISWGALTDVAAIFALHVEPKLRVGRIGVRAGAITSATDVVEIQVHGPGGHTSRPHLSADVVYALGALITQLPGLLSRRVDPRTGTVLVFGQVGSGYAPNAIPESGVLSGTLRTADINVWRHIEPLVDELVGQVLAPTGCSHTLNYNRGVPPVMNDDVATALLAKAGRRNDPQGVVEAPQSSGGEDFSWYLEHVPGAMARLGSWSGEGDRQDLHQGDLLVDERAIGVGVRLFAATIDEYLASPASPEI, encoded by the coding sequence ATGCCCGTCTCCGGACATGTCGACCGTTGGTTGCGTGAACACCGCGAAGACGTCATCGGGTGGCGACGTCACATCCACGCCCACCCGGAGCTGTCCAATGCCGAGGTCGAGACCACCGAGTTCCTGGCGGGGATCCTGCGCGAGCACGGTCTGAGTCCGCAGCTCTTCCCGGGCACCGGCCTCATGGTGGACATCGGGCCCGGGGACGGGCGCATCGCCTTCCGGGCGGATCTCGACGCACTGCCGTTGAGCGAGGCCACCGGCCTCGAGTACAGCTCCACCGTCCCGGGCGTGGCCCACGCCTGCGGCCACGACGTGCACACCACCGTCGTGCTGGCGCTGGCCTGCGCCCTGTCCGAGATCCGCGAGGAACTCGAGCACGGCGTGCGGATGATCTTCCAGCCGGCCGAAGAAGTCATGGTGGGCGGTGCCGCTGACGTCATTTCCTGGGGCGCGCTGACCGACGTGGCGGCGATCTTCGCCCTCCACGTCGAGCCGAAGCTGCGGGTCGGGCGCATCGGCGTCCGCGCCGGGGCGATCACCTCGGCCACCGACGTCGTGGAGATACAGGTCCACGGCCCGGGCGGCCACACCTCCCGCCCCCACCTCTCGGCGGACGTCGTCTACGCCCTCGGCGCGCTGATCACCCAGCTGCCGGGTCTGCTCAGCCGCCGCGTCGATCCGCGCACCGGCACCGTCCTCGTCTTCGGTCAGGTCGGCTCCGGCTACGCCCCGAACGCCATCCCGGAGTCGGGCGTCCTCTCCGGCACGCTGCGCACCGCCGACATCAACGTGTGGCGCCACATCGAACCGCTCGTCGACGAGCTGGTGGGCCAGGTCCTCGCCCCGACCGGTTGCTCCCACACCCTCAACTATAACCGGGGCGTGCCCCCGGTGATGAACGACGACGTCGCCACCGCGCTGCTGGCCAAGGCCGGCCGTCGCAACGACCCGCAGGGCGTGGTGGAGGCGCCGCAGTCCTCCGGCGGCGAGGACTTCTCCTGGTACCTCGAGCACGTGCCGGGTGCGATGGCGCGCCTGGGCAGCTGGTCGGGGGAGGGCGACCGGCAGGATCTCCACCAGGGCGACCTGCTTGTCGACGAGCGCGCGATCGGCGTCGGCGTGCGGCTCTTCGCGGCGACGATCGACGAGTATCTGGCCTCCCCGGCCTCGCCGGAAATCTAG
- a CDS encoding adenosine deaminase family protein, with protein sequence MNDSPQISPEHKHVTRQTLAQLPKVILHEHLGAAGTAADVEALVRTNVEELAADGVVYAELRFHPELAEMDFGEAVDAAVRACGAVSGIDARLIITAMRQLDNVDELARLTVEKREATDRIVGFDLAGDDTRLDAHVDALRHLRENYVPVTLHCSGDLAQITEAVNLGAQRIGHGLSIIDDFEVSLDGIRTGPVSTWVRDRGLALELSPALEEKMGLIEDYADHPLTLLQQMGFAVVVSPGQTEVTSTTDEFLRLVETFDYGLDELFDLTRAAIEHSFAPVERRQELLQQVLGHYESLADEQDLDAAAHEH encoded by the coding sequence ATGAACGACTCACCGCAGATCAGCCCCGAGCACAAGCACGTCACCCGCCAGACCCTGGCCCAGCTGCCCAAGGTCATCCTCCACGAGCACCTCGGCGCGGCCGGCACCGCCGCCGACGTCGAGGCCCTGGTGCGCACCAACGTCGAGGAGCTCGCCGCGGACGGCGTGGTCTACGCGGAGCTGCGCTTCCACCCCGAGCTCGCCGAGATGGATTTCGGCGAGGCCGTCGACGCCGCGGTGCGCGCCTGTGGCGCGGTCTCCGGAATCGACGCCCGCCTGATCATCACCGCCATGCGCCAGCTGGACAACGTCGACGAGCTCGCCCGCCTCACCGTCGAGAAGAGGGAGGCCACCGACCGCATCGTCGGCTTCGACCTGGCCGGCGACGACACCCGCCTCGACGCCCACGTCGACGCCCTGCGCCACCTGCGCGAAAACTACGTGCCGGTGACACTGCACTGCTCCGGAGACCTGGCCCAGATCACCGAGGCCGTCAACCTCGGTGCGCAGCGCATCGGCCACGGCCTCAGCATCATCGACGACTTCGAGGTCTCCCTCGACGGCATCCGGACGGGACCGGTGTCCACGTGGGTTCGCGACCGCGGCCTCGCCCTCGAGCTCAGCCCCGCGCTGGAGGAGAAGATGGGCCTGATCGAGGACTACGCCGACCACCCGCTGACGCTGCTGCAGCAGATGGGTTTCGCCGTCGTCGTCAGCCCCGGCCAGACCGAGGTCACCTCCACCACCGATGAGTTCCTCCGCCTGGTGGAGACCTTCGACTACGGACTCGACGAGCTCTTCGACCTCACTCGCGCCGCGATCGAGCATTCCTTCGCCCCGGTCGAGCGCCGCCAGGAGCTGCTCCAGCAGGTCCTCGGCCACTACGAGTCACTGGCCGACGAGCAGGATCTCGACGCCGCGGCCCACGAGCACTAG
- a CDS encoding C40 family peptidase: MIVETLHRLAGELPPRLLAPQIPDFPEVSALGPLAQNLGVDPGPVIEQLERHGVDTDALRSTAQQARPLIDLAVDDITALGLDLLRRSIPVAAQLPLPLLRPAATAQLGVMATETLTLAGQRLVTLAHELAPLAARLDRIALENHPEPDPPLPAPVEAQPHAPSPAAQAEQEMPVMQQASASGQATVDGQAGAGGQAAVAAALGQVGTPYVWGGTTPAGFDCSGLVQWSYAQAGIELPRTAAEMAMGQQVNYEDLRPGDLAVWDGHVAMYTGDGMMVEAGDPVQTNPVRTSNIGMGFLGFWRPTG, from the coding sequence GTGATCGTCGAGACCCTCCACCGCCTCGCCGGTGAGCTGCCGCCGCGCCTGCTCGCGCCGCAGATTCCGGACTTCCCGGAGGTCAGCGCCCTGGGGCCGCTGGCCCAGAACCTGGGGGTCGACCCCGGCCCGGTCATCGAGCAGCTGGAGCGCCACGGTGTCGACACCGACGCGCTGCGCTCCACCGCGCAGCAGGCCCGGCCGCTGATCGATCTCGCGGTCGACGACATCACCGCCCTGGGACTGGATCTGCTGCGCAGGTCGATCCCCGTCGCCGCCCAGCTGCCCCTCCCGCTGCTGCGCCCGGCCGCCACCGCGCAGCTGGGGGTGATGGCCACGGAGACCCTGACCCTGGCGGGCCAGCGCCTGGTGACCCTGGCCCACGAGCTGGCCCCGCTGGCGGCGCGGCTGGACCGGATCGCGCTCGAGAACCACCCCGAACCGGATCCACCGTTGCCCGCCCCGGTGGAGGCCCAGCCCCACGCCCCGTCCCCGGCGGCACAGGCTGAACAGGAGATGCCGGTGATGCAGCAGGCGTCGGCAAGCGGACAGGCGACGGTGGACGGGCAGGCCGGGGCGGGCGGGCAGGCGGCGGTGGCCGCCGCCCTCGGGCAGGTCGGCACCCCCTATGTCTGGGGCGGCACCACTCCGGCGGGCTTCGACTGCAGCGGACTGGTGCAGTGGTCCTACGCCCAGGCCGGGATTGAGCTGCCGCGCACGGCCGCCGAGATGGCCATGGGCCAGCAGGTCAACTACGAGGACCTGCGGCCCGGTGATCTGGCCGTGTGGGACGGGCACGTCGCCATGTACACCGGGGACGGAATGATGGTGGAGGCCGGGGACCCGGTGCAGACGAATCCGGTCCGGACGTCGAACATCGGCATGGGCTTTCTGGGTTTCTGGCGACCGACCGGGTGA
- a CDS encoding YhjD/YihY/BrkB family envelope integrity protein, with the protein MTTRTQPNEKYTDQYGIERAHADEPGVVDKVRDKQPWLDHLMRMQERFGSQGGNQYSAGITYFSVMSIFPLAMLTFAVLAMVVANRPELLQQIQDQISSGLPGDVGDLVNQVIEMAIAQRGAVFGIGALTALWSGLGWMNNLRAGIGAMWGLDPTEGGNFIMKKVYDLIALIGLLVALIIAFGVTAIGSSGITQSVLERLGVAGFPGMDFLIFLAGLVIGLLANFLVMYWMMAALPRTKVPRSAAFKGALLGAVAFEVIKQLSTVIFSSAVSNPAGAIFGPIIGLMIVMYLVWRVVMYVAAWTATTEEALMQTRTKTPDPAVIHVRNEVHRGPDSGAVLGAGAALGAAGAGLLALLTRRRR; encoded by the coding sequence ATGACAACCCGCACACAACCGAACGAAAAGTACACGGACCAGTACGGAATCGAACGCGCCCACGCGGACGAGCCGGGGGTCGTCGACAAGGTCCGCGACAAGCAGCCGTGGCTGGACCACCTCATGCGGATGCAGGAGCGTTTCGGCTCCCAGGGCGGCAACCAGTACTCGGCGGGGATCACCTATTTTTCGGTGATGTCCATCTTCCCGCTCGCGATGCTGACCTTCGCGGTGCTGGCGATGGTGGTCGCCAACCGCCCCGAGCTGCTCCAGCAGATTCAGGACCAGATCTCGAGCGGTCTGCCGGGTGACGTCGGAGACCTAGTCAACCAGGTCATCGAGATGGCCATCGCCCAGCGCGGCGCCGTCTTCGGTATCGGCGCGCTGACCGCCCTGTGGTCGGGGCTCGGCTGGATGAACAACCTCCGCGCCGGCATCGGCGCGATGTGGGGCCTGGACCCGACCGAGGGCGGCAACTTCATAATGAAGAAGGTCTACGACCTCATCGCCCTGATCGGGCTGCTCGTGGCGCTGATCATCGCCTTCGGCGTGACCGCCATCGGCTCCTCGGGCATCACCCAGTCCGTCCTGGAACGGCTCGGCGTGGCCGGGTTTCCCGGCATGGACTTCCTCATCTTCCTGGCCGGCCTGGTCATCGGCCTGCTGGCCAACTTCCTGGTCATGTACTGGATGATGGCCGCCCTGCCGCGCACCAAGGTCCCGCGCTCCGCGGCGTTCAAGGGAGCCCTCCTCGGCGCGGTCGCCTTCGAGGTGATCAAGCAGCTGTCGACCGTGATCTTCTCCTCCGCCGTGAGCAACCCGGCCGGCGCCATCTTCGGCCCGATCATCGGCCTGATGATCGTCATGTACCTGGTCTGGCGCGTGGTGATGTACGTGGCCGCCTGGACCGCGACCACCGAGGAGGCACTGATGCAGACCCGGACGAAGACGCCGGACCCGGCCGTCATCCACGTGCGCAATGAGGTCCACCGCGGCCCGGACTCCGGCGCCGTGCTGGGCGCCGGCGCCGCCCTGGGCGCGGCCGGTGCGGGTCTGCTGGCGCTGCTGACGCGGCGCCGCCGCTAG
- a CDS encoding D-alanyl-D-alanine carboxypeptidase family protein, with the protein MTTIAAQLLLGSALTLAAPAPVPPELTPAPETASAFAQDAETPKSEPARRSEWPDTDSCPNALTPPEPTTTSEMLAPGQVGPTPPPVVVEGNCGVATVRGFVMPEKIMAASFLVADIDTGEIIAQKDPHGRYRPASIIKALLALVASRELPLDRVIVASHGSAAQQGSSVGIGEGGEYTVEQLLQGLLMGSGNDAAHALAQELGGDEATLRKINELAADLGTTDTYAATYSGLDAPGMSSSAHDLGLIYRAAYRDPALARIMNTETVPFPGYGDVPGYELGNDNGLFMNDPDGIGGKTGYTDDANHTFVGAMDRGGERLMVILLDTTLEGGRAWEQAQRLLHAAYDADAREPIGALTPVAAPTTATLTPGQTPSTTPADPETERSQDAQMLSILLPAIVALVALMSVVASMARRRDRAGRHRR; encoded by the coding sequence ATGACTACGATCGCCGCACAGCTTCTCCTGGGCTCAGCCCTCACCCTGGCGGCCCCCGCCCCCGTCCCGCCCGAGCTGACGCCCGCACCGGAGACCGCCTCGGCGTTCGCCCAGGACGCCGAAACCCCGAAGTCCGAGCCCGCGCGGCGAAGCGAGTGGCCCGACACGGACTCCTGCCCCAACGCGTTAACCCCGCCGGAGCCGACGACGACCTCGGAAATGCTGGCGCCCGGGCAGGTCGGGCCCACTCCCCCGCCCGTGGTGGTGGAGGGCAACTGCGGCGTCGCCACGGTACGTGGCTTCGTGATGCCGGAGAAGATCATGGCCGCCTCCTTCCTGGTGGCCGACATCGACACCGGCGAGATCATCGCGCAGAAGGATCCGCACGGGCGCTACCGGCCGGCGTCGATCATCAAGGCGCTGCTGGCGCTGGTGGCGTCCAGGGAGCTGCCCCTGGACCGGGTCATCGTGGCCTCCCACGGGAGCGCCGCCCAGCAGGGCTCGTCGGTCGGGATCGGTGAGGGCGGGGAATACACGGTCGAGCAGCTGCTCCAGGGCCTGCTCATGGGCAGCGGCAATGACGCCGCGCACGCCCTGGCCCAGGAGCTCGGCGGCGACGAGGCGACGCTGCGCAAAATCAACGAGCTGGCCGCGGACCTCGGCACCACGGACACCTACGCGGCCACCTACTCCGGACTGGACGCGCCGGGGATGTCCTCCTCCGCCCATGACCTCGGCCTGATCTACCGCGCCGCCTACCGGGACCCCGCCCTGGCGCGCATCATGAACACTGAGACGGTTCCCTTTCCCGGGTACGGGGACGTCCCGGGCTACGAACTCGGCAACGACAACGGCCTGTTCATGAATGACCCGGACGGCATCGGCGGCAAGACCGGTTACACCGACGACGCCAACCACACCTTCGTCGGGGCGATGGACCGGGGCGGGGAGCGACTGATGGTCATCCTGCTCGACACCACCCTCGAGGGCGGGCGCGCGTGGGAGCAGGCGCAGCGCCTGCTGCACGCCGCCTACGACGCCGACGCCCGCGAGCCGATCGGCGCCCTGACGCCGGTGGCGGCCCCCACCACCGCGACGCTCACGCCGGGCCAGACCCCGTCGACGACCCCGGCGGACCCGGAAACGGAACGATCGCAGGATGCGCAGATGCTCAGCATCCTGCTTCCTGCGATCGTGGCGCTGGTCGCGCTGATGTCCGTGGTCGCCTCGATGGCCCGGCGCCGCGACCGCGCCGGGCGGCACCGGCGCTAG
- a CDS encoding helix-turn-helix domain-containing protein, translating to MMPISAQQFQNEWPRYGYTLAVNLRALRLARGLTQEKLAHLAGMSRSAISNLERNESNQARSADPTMSTIYRLSAALQVTPAELLPEVDEVVLEYRASWPLARS from the coding sequence ATGATGCCGATCAGTGCACAGCAATTTCAGAACGAATGGCCCAGGTACGGCTACACCCTTGCGGTCAATCTCCGCGCATTGCGCCTGGCACGGGGGTTGACGCAGGAGAAGCTCGCGCACCTGGCGGGGATGTCGCGCAGCGCGATCTCCAACCTGGAGCGCAACGAATCCAACCAGGCGCGCAGCGCGGATCCGACGATGTCGACGATTTACCGGCTCTCGGCCGCGCTGCAGGTCACCCCGGCGGAGCTGCTGCCGGAGGTCGACGAGGTGGTGCTGGAGTACCGGGCCAGTTGGCCGCTGGCCCGGTCCTAG
- a CDS encoding ABC transporter ATP-binding protein: MKTDAALRVEGLNVIRQGNHIIPDLSFSLPAGSITGLLGPSGSGKTTVLRAIIGVQKFSSGSIELLGRPAGHPELRRRVAYTSQSLSIYRDISVRANVEYFAALAGASAADARQALARVEMAEYAQRRVDSLSGGQASRVSLACALVGAPEFLILDEPTVGLDPVTRRALWETFHAIAAGGATLLISSHVMDEAARCDAVMLLRDGRLLAHAPIAEIERSTGTTTAEDAFLALIEGGSPA, from the coding sequence ATGAAGACAGACGCCGCGCTGCGTGTCGAAGGGCTCAACGTCATCCGCCAGGGCAACCACATCATCCCCGACCTCTCCTTCTCCCTCCCCGCCGGATCCATCACCGGCCTGCTCGGTCCCTCCGGCTCGGGCAAGACCACCGTCCTGCGCGCCATCATCGGTGTCCAGAAGTTCTCCTCGGGCTCCATCGAACTGCTGGGGCGGCCCGCCGGGCACCCGGAGCTGCGCCGGCGGGTGGCCTACACCAGCCAGTCCCTCTCGATCTACCGTGACATCTCGGTGCGCGCCAACGTCGAGTACTTCGCCGCTCTCGCCGGGGCATCCGCGGCGGACGCGCGACAGGCGCTGGCGCGGGTGGAGATGGCGGAGTACGCGCAGCGACGGGTGGACTCGCTCTCCGGCGGGCAGGCCAGCCGCGTCTCGCTGGCGTGCGCACTCGTCGGCGCGCCGGAGTTCCTCATCCTCGATGAGCCGACCGTGGGCCTGGACCCGGTGACCCGGCGCGCCCTGTGGGAGACCTTCCACGCCATCGCCGCGGGCGGCGCCACGCTGCTGATCTCCAGTCACGTCATGGACGAGGCCGCCCGCTGCGACGCGGTCATGCTGCTGCGCGACGGCCGGCTGCTCGCCCACGCCCCCATCGCCGAGATCGAGCGGTCGACGGGCACGACCACCGCCGAGGACGCTTTCCTCGCGCTCATCGAGGGAGGGAGCCCGGCATGA
- the upp gene encoding uracil phosphoribosyltransferase: MEIHVVDHPLAISRLSIMRDARSDNAAFRSALSDLGGMLIYEAARDLPVEKYPLTTPVTETEGTRLKQPPIIVPVIRAGLGMIDPALSMINDAQVGFIGLARDEQTHEPVPYLEALPQDLSGIPVFIVDPMLATGGSLLHALRLLVDRGATDITAVCVVSAQPGVDALADSGYPVRLVTAAIDPELNEDAYIVPGLGDAGDRLYGPRNIDL, from the coding sequence ATGGAGATTCACGTCGTAGACCACCCGCTGGCCATCTCGCGGCTGTCGATCATGCGCGATGCGCGCAGCGACAACGCCGCCTTCCGTTCCGCACTGTCCGATCTGGGCGGCATGCTCATCTATGAGGCCGCCCGCGACCTGCCGGTGGAGAAGTACCCGCTGACGACCCCGGTCACCGAGACCGAGGGCACCCGGCTCAAGCAGCCGCCGATCATCGTCCCGGTCATCCGTGCCGGGCTCGGCATGATCGACCCGGCGCTGTCGATGATCAATGATGCGCAGGTCGGCTTCATCGGCCTGGCCCGTGACGAGCAGACCCACGAGCCGGTCCCGTACCTCGAGGCCCTGCCGCAGGACCTCTCCGGCATCCCGGTCTTCATCGTCGACCCGATGCTGGCCACCGGCGGTTCGCTGCTGCACGCGCTGCGTCTGCTCGTCGACCGCGGCGCCACCGACATCACCGCCGTCTGCGTGGTCTCCGCGCAGCCCGGCGTCGACGCGCTGGCCGACTCCGGCTACCCGGTGCGCCTGGTCACCGCGGCCATCGACCCGGAGCTCAACGAGGACGCCTACATCGTGCCGGGCCTCGGCGACGCCGGCGACCGCCTCTACGGCCCGCGCAACATTGATCTGTGA
- a CDS encoding trimeric intracellular cation channel family protein, with translation MDTAALLTTLWVIGISAESVTAALSAGRLKFDWFGVSSLAALTALGGGTIRDIILDNYPLTWVEQPIYLLLCIVVALVTTQLSFLLRYFNRLFLVGDAIGLAAFAVLGTQVALSLGHGFIIAAVAAVLTGVSGGIMRDILSDRIPLVFTQDLYASIAVLTTAVYMAGLWLGIPEDWVIIISVLVAFITRVTTMDSKKGLPVFEFKDDAPMDPRLRFSARFVRRSVSAARRRAARLRQEATRYSLLNRTKRKMDPEPEQQWPPKAPDPDR, from the coding sequence ATGGACACTGCCGCACTGCTGACGACCCTGTGGGTCATCGGCATCTCCGCCGAGTCGGTGACCGCCGCACTGTCGGCCGGACGCCTCAAGTTCGACTGGTTCGGAGTTTCCTCCCTCGCCGCCCTCACCGCCCTGGGCGGCGGCACCATCCGTGACATCATCCTCGACAATTACCCGCTGACCTGGGTCGAGCAGCCGATATACCTGCTGCTGTGCATCGTCGTCGCCCTGGTGACCACGCAGCTGTCATTCCTGCTGCGCTACTTCAACCGGCTGTTTCTCGTCGGCGACGCCATCGGCCTGGCGGCCTTCGCCGTACTCGGCACCCAGGTCGCCCTGTCCCTGGGCCACGGCTTCATCATCGCGGCGGTGGCGGCGGTGCTCACCGGCGTCTCCGGCGGCATCATGCGCGACATCCTTTCCGACCGCATCCCCCTGGTGTTCACCCAGGACCTCTACGCCTCCATCGCGGTGCTGACCACGGCCGTCTACATGGCCGGTCTGTGGCTGGGCATTCCCGAGGACTGGGTCATCATCATCTCCGTGCTGGTCGCCTTCATCACCCGCGTCACGACGATGGACTCCAAGAAGGGCCTGCCCGTCTTCGAGTTCAAGGACGACGCCCCCATGGACCCGCGCCTCAGGTTCTCCGCCCGCTTCGTCCGCCGCTCGGTCAGCGCCGCGCGCCGACGTGCCGCGCGCCTGCGGCAGGAGGCCACCCGGTACTCGTTGCTCAACCGGACCAAACGAAAGATGGACCCCGAACCGGAGCAGCAGTGGCCCCCGAAGGCTCCCGATCCCGATCGCTAA
- a CDS encoding exodeoxyribonuclease III, with translation MSITIASVNVNGIRAATKQRHEDNPGMLAWLRETPAEVVMLQEVRATVEQSVESLQPALDAGWHYVGAPAAAKGRAGVGILSREPLEDVAVGFGSFADSGRWLEGTYRGIRLASLYLPSGSVDSEKLDEKYHFLDEFSDVLDELADAHEHALICGDWNICHREQDLKNSRTNRKKSGHLPDERAWMDSVFGSFPDEHAQEKAGLGEFFGVVDYEPRPIRTAAPDPKWFDVARRLRPEDAPYTWWTYRGQAFNNDAGWRIDYHAATEALLQRATRTWVDRAESVETRWSDHSPVLVEYDV, from the coding sequence ATGAGTATCACCATTGCGAGTGTCAACGTCAACGGCATCCGCGCCGCCACGAAGCAGCGCCATGAGGACAACCCGGGCATGCTGGCCTGGCTGCGGGAGACCCCCGCCGAAGTGGTGATGCTGCAGGAGGTCCGCGCCACCGTCGAGCAGTCGGTCGAGTCGCTCCAGCCCGCCCTCGACGCCGGCTGGCACTACGTCGGCGCCCCGGCGGCCGCCAAGGGCCGCGCCGGCGTCGGCATCCTCTCCCGGGAGCCGCTCGAGGACGTCGCCGTCGGTTTCGGCTCCTTCGCCGACTCCGGCCGCTGGCTCGAGGGCACCTACCGGGGCATCCGGCTGGCTTCGCTCTACCTGCCCTCCGGCTCCGTCGACTCGGAGAAGCTCGACGAGAAGTACCACTTCCTCGACGAGTTCAGCGACGTCCTGGACGAGCTGGCCGACGCCCACGAGCACGCCCTCATCTGCGGCGACTGGAACATCTGCCACCGCGAGCAGGACCTGAAGAACTCCAGGACCAACCGCAAGAAGTCCGGCCACCTCCCGGACGAGCGGGCCTGGATGGACTCCGTCTTCGGGTCCTTCCCGGACGAGCACGCCCAGGAGAAGGCGGGTCTCGGCGAGTTCTTCGGGGTCGTCGACTACGAGCCGCGCCCGATCCGCACCGCCGCCCCGGACCCGAAGTGGTTCGACGTCGCCCGCCGCCTCCGCCCGGAGGACGCCCCGTACACGTGGTGGACCTACCGCGGCCAGGCCTTCAACAACGACGCGGGCTGGCGCATCGACTATCACGCCGCCACCGAGGCCCTGCTGCAGAGGGCGACCCGCACCTGGGTCGACCGTGCCGAGTCCGTCGAGACCCGCTGGTCCGACCATTCCCCGGTGCTCGTCGAGTACGACGTCTAG